GGCATGCCTGAAGTCGTCTCTCTGAAGATCAACGAGATGCCGATTGAGGTTCCCTTTGGCACGACGGTCCTAGTGGCGTTGCTCACGAGCGGAATCGCGGGGATTCGAAGATCGGTGACCGGAGAGCTACGGGGACCGCTTTGCGGCATCGGGGTGTGCTTCGAATGCCGGGTCACAATCAATGGTCAGCCGCATTGTCGTAGCTGCCAAATTTTGTGTCAAAACGGGATGGATGTGCGAACCGAATGACGAATGTGCGTTCCTTCGCTACGGATGTGCTTGTCATCGGTGGTGGCCCGGCCGGCTTGGCCGCTGCCTACAGTGCGGCGCGTAGCGGGCGTCGCGTGCTCCTTGTGGACGAGAGTCCTGCGCTCGGCGGGCAGATTTGGCGAGGAGAATGGATGACCCCTCGCTCATCGGAAGCCGCCTCGTGGTTCGACCGAGTCCGCCGCGCTCGCGTCTCGCTTCTCACGGGTGTTCGCATTGTCGCGGAAGTAGCGCCAAAGACGCTCTTGGGGGAAAGCCAAGAAGCGACCTATGAGGTCCGCTACGAGACGATGATCCTCGCGACGGGCGCGCGCGAGCGATTTCTGCCCTTCCCTGGATGGACGCTGCCGAACGTCTTTGGCGCTGGTGGACTCCAAGCGCTCGTGAAAATGGGGCTTCCGATTCGCGGCAAGCGCGTCGTCGTGGCTGGAACCGGGCCTTTACTCCTGGCCGTTGCTGCTCACCTTCAAGCGCGAGGAGCGCACGTGCTCGCCATCGCGGAACAAGCTTCGCCTTCGCAGGTGCTCTCATTCGGGTGGACGCTTCTTC
The genomic region above belongs to Blastocatellia bacterium and contains:
- a CDS encoding NAD(P)/FAD-dependent oxidoreductase produces the protein MTNVRSFATDVLVIGGGPAGLAAAYSAARSGRRVLLVDESPALGGQIWRGEWMTPRSSEAASWFDRVRRARVSLLTGVRIVAEVAPKTLLGESQEATYEVRYETMILATGARERFLPFPGWTLPNVFGAGGLQALVKMGLPIRGKRVVVAGTGPLLLAVAAHLQARGAHVLAIAEQASPSQVLSFGWTLLRFPSKAWQAVSLRGQLWRVPYHLECWPVSARGEGRVQGVVLRQGSRTWEIPCDYLACGFHLVPNVELALLLGCELCRGYVRVNEFQETSRVGVFCAGEPTGIGGVDLALIEGQIAGYAAAGRP
- a CDS encoding (2Fe-2S)-binding protein; this translates as MPEVVSLKINEMPIEVPFGTTVLVALLTSGIAGIRRSVTGELRGPLCGIGVCFECRVTINGQPHCRSCQILCQNGMDVRTE